One stretch of Zingiber officinale cultivar Zhangliang chromosome 6B, Zo_v1.1, whole genome shotgun sequence DNA includes these proteins:
- the LOC121992275 gene encoding uncharacterized protein LOC121992275 isoform X2: MHEECCCEETYSSTSINLWVVKRARSASDGRHSDDDLPAVGGKRSVRERLESNITNSNSYGSHYQDKRQRTGHNERFIDRSVRGKQIESDVPSNVGKDDLRWKLIKKSLSRRGHLVSERRDVDLRERLSRSIHNSSRSNARQQPKESSASSLGRRIPSARSADDLLKLDSHRKSYSVALDKPRHNSPDRLISVPRHMPHSRRYGDLQDAPGIISLDASRPSYLTNTLVGEASRSVTYMSKTTPVDVARPAVRAPAPGVNVHRSELGHGEPLSVGDLLTSLGLGKYAILFQAEEVDMTALMQMRDNDLKEMGIPMGPRKKILLAVLSHTRQRRQ; encoded by the exons ATGCATGAG GAATGCTGTTGTGAGGAAACATATTCTTCAACATCCATCAACCTTTGG GTTGTGAAGAGAGCAAGATCTGCATCTGATGGTAGACATTCTGATGATGACTTGCCTGCCGTAGGTGGCAAGCGATCAGTGAGAGAAAGGTTGGAAAGCAACATAACCAATTCCAATTCATATGGCAGCCATTACCAAGACAAACG TCAAAGGACAGGACACAATGAAAGATTCATTGATAGGAGTGTGAGGGGCAAGCAAATAGAATCTGATGTTCCTTCAAAT GTTGGCAAAGATGATCTGAGATGGAAGCTTATAAAGAAAAGCTTATCTCGGAGAGGGCATCTTGTTTCCGAAAGACGTGATGTTGATCTGCGTGAAAGGCTATCTCGGAGTATACATAATTCGAGCAGATCTAATGCTAGACAACAACCAAAAGAATCAAGTGCCTCTAGCCTTGGGAGAAGAATACCTTCTGCAAGAAGTGCAGATGATTTGCTCAAATTGGATTCACATAGAAAGTCTTATTCGGTAGCTTTGGATAAGCCAAGGCATAATTCTCCAGATAGGCTCATCAGTGTTCCAAGGCATATGCCTCACTCAAGAAGATATGGGGACCTACAAGATGCACCTGGGATTATATCTCTAGATGCATCTAGACCTAGTTATTTGACAAATACTCTAGTAGGTGAAGCTTCTAGATCTGTTACTTATATGAGCAAGACTACCCCTGTAGATGTAGCAAGGCCTGCAGTTCGAGCTCCTGCACCTGGAGTTAATGTGCACAGAAGTGAACTTGGG CATGGGGAACCTCTTTCAGTTGGTGACCTGCTAACATCACTGGGTCTGGGAAAATATGCTATACTTTTTCAGGCAGAAGAG GTGGATATGACAGCATTAATGCAGATGAGAGACAATGATCTTAAAGAGATGGGAATTCCTATG GGTCCTCGCAAGAAAATCTTACTCGCAGTTTTATCTCATACAAGACAGCGACGACAATAA
- the LOC121992275 gene encoding uncharacterized protein LOC121992275 isoform X3, with protein sequence MSARSQVTITLGRSGQVVKRARSASDGRHSDDDLPAVGGKRSVRERLESNITNSNSYGSHYQDKRQRTGHNERFIDRSVRGKQIESDVPSNVGKDDLRWKLIKKSLSRRGHLVSERRDVDLRERLSRSIHNSSRSNARQQPKESSASSLGRRIPSARSADDLLKLDSHRKSYSVALDKPRHNSPDRLISVPRHMPHSRRYGDLQDAPGIISLDASRPSYLTNTLVGEASRSVTYMSKTTPVDVARPAVRAPAPGVNVHRSELGHGEPLSVGDLLTSLGLGKYAILFQAEEVDMTALMQMRDNDLKEMGIPMGPRKKILLAVLSHTRQRRQ encoded by the exons ATGTCTGCTCGGTCCCAGGTCACGATTACACTGGGACGAAGTGGTCAG GTTGTGAAGAGAGCAAGATCTGCATCTGATGGTAGACATTCTGATGATGACTTGCCTGCCGTAGGTGGCAAGCGATCAGTGAGAGAAAGGTTGGAAAGCAACATAACCAATTCCAATTCATATGGCAGCCATTACCAAGACAAACG TCAAAGGACAGGACACAATGAAAGATTCATTGATAGGAGTGTGAGGGGCAAGCAAATAGAATCTGATGTTCCTTCAAAT GTTGGCAAAGATGATCTGAGATGGAAGCTTATAAAGAAAAGCTTATCTCGGAGAGGGCATCTTGTTTCCGAAAGACGTGATGTTGATCTGCGTGAAAGGCTATCTCGGAGTATACATAATTCGAGCAGATCTAATGCTAGACAACAACCAAAAGAATCAAGTGCCTCTAGCCTTGGGAGAAGAATACCTTCTGCAAGAAGTGCAGATGATTTGCTCAAATTGGATTCACATAGAAAGTCTTATTCGGTAGCTTTGGATAAGCCAAGGCATAATTCTCCAGATAGGCTCATCAGTGTTCCAAGGCATATGCCTCACTCAAGAAGATATGGGGACCTACAAGATGCACCTGGGATTATATCTCTAGATGCATCTAGACCTAGTTATTTGACAAATACTCTAGTAGGTGAAGCTTCTAGATCTGTTACTTATATGAGCAAGACTACCCCTGTAGATGTAGCAAGGCCTGCAGTTCGAGCTCCTGCACCTGGAGTTAATGTGCACAGAAGTGAACTTGGG CATGGGGAACCTCTTTCAGTTGGTGACCTGCTAACATCACTGGGTCTGGGAAAATATGCTATACTTTTTCAGGCAGAAGAG GTGGATATGACAGCATTAATGCAGATGAGAGACAATGATCTTAAAGAGATGGGAATTCCTATG GGTCCTCGCAAGAAAATCTTACTCGCAGTTTTATCTCATACAAGACAGCGACGACAATAA
- the LOC121992275 gene encoding uncharacterized protein LOC121992275 isoform X1: protein MSARSQVTITLGRSGQECCCEETYSSTSINLWVVKRARSASDGRHSDDDLPAVGGKRSVRERLESNITNSNSYGSHYQDKRQRTGHNERFIDRSVRGKQIESDVPSNVGKDDLRWKLIKKSLSRRGHLVSERRDVDLRERLSRSIHNSSRSNARQQPKESSASSLGRRIPSARSADDLLKLDSHRKSYSVALDKPRHNSPDRLISVPRHMPHSRRYGDLQDAPGIISLDASRPSYLTNTLVGEASRSVTYMSKTTPVDVARPAVRAPAPGVNVHRSELGHGEPLSVGDLLTSLGLGKYAILFQAEEVDMTALMQMRDNDLKEMGIPMGPRKKILLAVLSHTRQRRQ from the exons ATGTCTGCTCGGTCCCAGGTCACGATTACACTGGGACGAAGTGGTCAG GAATGCTGTTGTGAGGAAACATATTCTTCAACATCCATCAACCTTTGG GTTGTGAAGAGAGCAAGATCTGCATCTGATGGTAGACATTCTGATGATGACTTGCCTGCCGTAGGTGGCAAGCGATCAGTGAGAGAAAGGTTGGAAAGCAACATAACCAATTCCAATTCATATGGCAGCCATTACCAAGACAAACG TCAAAGGACAGGACACAATGAAAGATTCATTGATAGGAGTGTGAGGGGCAAGCAAATAGAATCTGATGTTCCTTCAAAT GTTGGCAAAGATGATCTGAGATGGAAGCTTATAAAGAAAAGCTTATCTCGGAGAGGGCATCTTGTTTCCGAAAGACGTGATGTTGATCTGCGTGAAAGGCTATCTCGGAGTATACATAATTCGAGCAGATCTAATGCTAGACAACAACCAAAAGAATCAAGTGCCTCTAGCCTTGGGAGAAGAATACCTTCTGCAAGAAGTGCAGATGATTTGCTCAAATTGGATTCACATAGAAAGTCTTATTCGGTAGCTTTGGATAAGCCAAGGCATAATTCTCCAGATAGGCTCATCAGTGTTCCAAGGCATATGCCTCACTCAAGAAGATATGGGGACCTACAAGATGCACCTGGGATTATATCTCTAGATGCATCTAGACCTAGTTATTTGACAAATACTCTAGTAGGTGAAGCTTCTAGATCTGTTACTTATATGAGCAAGACTACCCCTGTAGATGTAGCAAGGCCTGCAGTTCGAGCTCCTGCACCTGGAGTTAATGTGCACAGAAGTGAACTTGGG CATGGGGAACCTCTTTCAGTTGGTGACCTGCTAACATCACTGGGTCTGGGAAAATATGCTATACTTTTTCAGGCAGAAGAG GTGGATATGACAGCATTAATGCAGATGAGAGACAATGATCTTAAAGAGATGGGAATTCCTATG GGTCCTCGCAAGAAAATCTTACTCGCAGTTTTATCTCATACAAGACAGCGACGACAATAA
- the LOC121992276 gene encoding U-box domain-containing protein 39-like, with product MRTNSKSRWKFSFRRSSSAASLSPAASASTTPSSTADLPLEFLCPISGSMMAEPVIIPSGQTFERRCIQACLDLAFALPDLHIALSPPPVLIPNCALKSAIVAWCARCSFSSPLPLSPEAAVALVRRLMPTDQQALPSAAAAAAAAASAPFSDSGKEEQEADFGGDAGKGGVLIASKVVSQGMGEKDGILPSVAEEKSKEPMRIATSVPCLEREREREKNQSSSSSSGSTPLSSSYHSSFSFSSSEIVVLDGTLDRERTPRVANSPSARTKTDALEEALVKFTELDVAEQKSAAANFRKATRESCDRRVALCTLRLLGALRPMLISPFAAIQIDTAAAIVNLSLEPTNKVPIVRSGIAPALVVILRSGPVEARYHAASALFSLAIEENRTPLGVIGAIPPLLDLFFCPSTAGSRARHDAGMALHRLSLTAANRSRIVRTPGAVHALLAVASERATEAAAPDEQREVLVLARIAMMMIHNVAGCDEGRAALTDAGGVFALVNLLKRETLEGADKEHCVAALYFMSQRSLRFRGLAKAAGAEQALSRLAEEVGGGDLQEMARRTLKACEGRKVATRRRR from the coding sequence ATGAGGACCAACAGCAAATCGAGGTGGAAGTTCTCCTTCCGCCGCTCTTCCTCAGCCGCCTCGCTGTCCCCCGCCGCCTCAGCGTCGACTACGCCCTCCTCCACGGCGGACTTGCCGCTGGAGTTCCTATGCCCCATCTCCGGCTCCATGATGGCCGAGCCCGTCATCATTCCCTCCGGCCAAACCTTCGAGCGCAGATGCATTCAGGCCTGCCTCGACCTCGCCTTCGCCCTGCCGGACCTCCACATCGCCCTGTCGCCGCCGCCCGTGCTTATCCCCAACTGCGCCCTCAAGTCTGCAATTGTTGCCTGGTGCGCCCGCTGCAGCTTCAGTTctcccctccctctctctccCGAAGCTGCCGTGGCCCTCGTCCGCCGCCTCATGCCCACAGATCAGCAGGCCCttccctccgccgccgccgccgccgccgccgccgcctctgcGCCGTTCTCTGATAGCGGAAAAGAGGAACAGGAAGCAGATTTCGGTGGCGACGCAGGGAAAGGTGGAGTCTTAATAGCTTCCAAGGTTGTTTCCCAAGGAATGGGTGAGAAAGACGGCATTTTGCCTTCGGTAGCGGAAGAGAAATCAAAGGAACCGATGAGAATCGCCACTTCTGTCCCTTGCCTCGAGCGCGAGCGCGAGCGAGAGAAGAACCAATCTTCTAGCTCTTCGTCAGGTTCCACTCCTCTGTCGTCCTCTTATCATtcatctttttctttctcttcttccgagATCGTCGTTCTCGATGGAACGTTGGATAGAGAGCGAACTCCAAGGGTCGCCAATTCGCCATCGGCGAGGACGAAGACTGATGCGCTGGAAGAGGCGTTGGTCAAGTTCACGGAGTTAGATGTGGCGGAGCAGAAATCAGCCGCCGCCAATTTCAGGAAAGCTACGAGGGAGAGCTGCGACCGGCGCGTGGCCCTCTGCACACTGCGCCTCCTGGGCGCTCTCCGTCCCATGCTTATTTCGCCCTTCGCTGCCATCCAGATCGATACCGCTGCCGCAATTGTGAACCTTTCGCTGGAACCAACGAACAAAGTTCCGATTGTGAGGTCCGGAATCGCGCCGGCGCTCGTCGTGATTCTCCGTAGCGGCCCCGTGGAAGCCCGCTACCATGCTGCCAGCGCCCTCTTCAGTCTCGCCATCGAGGAGAACCGCACCCCACTAGGCGTCATCGGCGCCATACCGCCACTCCTTGACCTCTTCTTCTGCCCTTCGACCGCCGGGTCCCGCGCCCGACACGACGCCGGCATGGCTCTCCACCGCCTCTCTCTCACCGCGGCCAACAGGTCTAGGATTGTGCGCACCCCGGGGGCAGTTCACGCGCTGCTCGCGGTGGCGTCAGAGAGAGCAACGGAGGCGGCCGCTCCGGACGAGCAAAGGGAGGTTCTGGTACTAGCGAGGATAGCGATGATGATGATCCACAACGTCGCGGGTTGCGACGAAGGGAGGGCGGCGCTAACGGACGCCGGCGGGGTGTTCGCGCTGGTGAATTTGCTGAAGAGGGAGACACTGGAAGGGGCGGACAAGGAGCACTGCGTGGCAGCGCTATACTTCATGAGCCAGAGGAGCTTGCGTTTCCGGGGCCTGGCGAAGGCGGCAGGGGCGGAGCAGGCGTTGTCCAGGCTGGCGGAGGAAGTCGGCGGGGGAGACCTGCAGGAAATGGCGAGGAGGACGCTGAAGGCGTGCGAGGGGAGGAAGGTGGCGACGCGCCGCCGCCGCTAG